From Ipomoea triloba cultivar NCNSP0323 chromosome 5, ASM357664v1, the proteins below share one genomic window:
- the LOC116018859 gene encoding uncharacterized protein LOC116018859 has product MAFSTRLFIFGSHSAQVFTVELRDVRNALQTLFLGCLILLCALATNISCSDSTTLKISKMSIENAFRLPSPLPQWPPGTGFGGGTIDLGGLLVSQVSTFTKIWAAQEGGPDGMGATFFEPSAVPDGFHVLGHYGQPNNAPLFGWVLVAKDVTNGGRAALQTPVDYTLVWSSENAKIKQDGAVYIWAPVPSDGYKPVGHVVTASPQKPPLDKIRCVRVDFTDVSETEDWIWGTNGLNVYSSRPKNRGTKDSGVSTGTFLAGDSVPSCLKNLNTPNPSSMPNLPQIKSLLQTYSPWIYFHPDEEFLPSSVPWFFKNGALLYTKGQESSPAPIEQTGANLPQGGNSDGAYWLDLPTNDADKDRVKKGNLQDCTCYVHVKPMLGATFTDIALWMFYPFNGPARAKVEFLTIKLGKIGEHVGDWEHVTLRISNFNGELKRVYFSEHSRGMWVSASQVEFQNGNKPVVYSSLHGHAAYPAPGLVLQGSKVIGIRNDTEKGNTVMDTGASFSIVSAEYLGSVVTEPPWLNYAREWGPKINYDIAKELKKVERFMPGKLKAELEKVVRSLPNEVLGEEGPTGPKWKDSWSGDERS; this is encoded by the exons ATGGCATTTTCCACTCGTCTTTTCATCTTTGGCTCTCACTCGGCACAGGTTTTCACAGTAGAGCTGCGTGATGTTAGGAATGCTTTACAG ACTCTATTTCTTGGTTGCCTCATTTTATTGTGTGCACTGGCAACAAACATTAGCTGCTCAGATTCAACGACCTTAAAAATCTCGAAGATGTCAATCGAAAACGCCTTCCGGCTTCCTTCTCCGCTGCCCCAATGGCCACCGGGAACTGGTTTCGGCGGCGGAACGATTGACCTGGGGGGATTATTGGTGTCACAAGTATCAACCTTTACTAAAATCTGGGCGGCCCAAGAAGGCGGACCTGACGGAATGGGGGCCACCTTTTTCGAGCCGTCCGCCGTACCAGACGGATTCCACGTGCTCGGACATTACGGCCAACCCAATAACGCGCCACTTTTCGGGTGGGTCCTGGTGGCGAAAGACGTCACAAACGGCGGCCGAGCGGCTTTACAGACGCCGGTGGACTACACCCTTGTTTGGAGTAGCGAAAACGCCAAGATTAAGCAGGACGGCGCCGTTTATATCTGGGCGCCGGTGCCCTCCGACGGGTATAAACCCGTCGGTCACGTCGTTACCGCCTCTCCTCAGAAACCCCCTCTCGACAAAATCCGATGCGTTCGCGTGGATTTCACCGACGTCTCGGAAACCGAGGATTGGATCTGGGGAACAAACGGGCTCAACGTTTACTCTTCCCGCCCGAAAAACAGGGGAACTAAAGATTCCGGTGTAAGCACAGGCACATTTCTCGCCGGAGATTCCGTCCCATCTTGTCTCAAGAATCTTAACACCCCCAACCCATCTTCAATGCCCAATCTACCCCAAATCAAATCTCTCCTCCAAACCTACTCCCCATGGATTTACTTTCACCCCGACGAAGAATTCCTCCCTTCTTCCGTCCCCTGGTTTTTCAAAAACGGCGCGTTACTCTACACCAAAGGCCAAGAATCTTCGCCGGCGCCTATCGAACAAACCGGCGCGAATCTCCCGCAAGGCGGCAACAGCGACGGGGCGTACTGGCTGGACCTCCCGACCAACGACGCAGACAAAGACAGAGTTAAGAAAGGAAACCTTCAAGATTGCACGTGTTACGTTCACGTTAAGCCGATGTTGGGTGCGACGTTTACGGACATTGCGTTGTGGATGTTTTacccgtttaacggtccggccAGGGCGAAAGTGGAATTCCTGACGATAAAACTGGGGAAGATCGGAGAACACGTCGGAGATTGGGAGCATGTGACGTTGAGGATCAGCAACTTTAATGGGGAATTGAAAAGGGTGTATTTCTCAGAGCATAGTAGAGGAATGTGGGTGAGTGCCTCTCAGGTTGAGTTCCAAAATGGGAACAAGCCGGTTGTCTATTCATCTTTGCACGGCCACGCAGCTTATCCCGCACCTGGACTGGTATTGCAAGGAAGCAAAGTCATAG GTATAAGGAACGACACGGAGAAAGGGAACACGGTGATGGATACGGGGGCGAGTTTTTCTATAGTGTCAGCAGAGTATTTAGGGTCTGTAGTTACAGAGCCGCCATGGTTGAACTACGCTAGAGAATGGGGTCCAAAGATCAACTACGATATTGCCAAGGAGCTGAAGAAGGTGGAGAGGTTCATGCCAGGGAAGCTGAAAGCTGAACTGGAGAAAGTCGTTAGAAGCCTTCCTAATGAGGTTTTGGGCGAGGAAGGACCGACTGGTCCTAAATGGAAAGACAGTTGGAGTGGAGATGAAAGGAGTTAG